The following proteins are co-located in the Bacteroidales bacterium genome:
- a CDS encoding sigma-70 family RNA polymerase sigma factor produces MRQLKITKSITNRESASLDKYLQEIGKEELISVEEEVELAQRIKKGDRAALEKLTKANLRFVVSVAKQYQNQGLSLPDLINEGNLGLIKAAEKFDETRGFKFISYAVWWIRQSILQALAEQSRIVRLPLNQVGSLNKINKAFSKFEQENERTPSPEELADVLELPKEKVTDTLKVSGRHVSVDAPFIEGEDNSLLDVLTNSDSPVADKLLMDESLSREIYRALATLTERERDIIRFFFGIGCQEMTLEEIGEKFGLTRERVRQIKEKAIRRLRHTSRSRLLKGYLG; encoded by the coding sequence ATGAGACAACTAAAGATTACCAAATCCATAACGAACAGGGAGAGTGCTTCACTCGACAAGTATTTACAGGAGATTGGTAAAGAGGAGTTGATATCGGTAGAAGAAGAAGTTGAATTGGCTCAGCGTATAAAGAAAGGCGACAGAGCTGCTCTTGAGAAACTCACCAAAGCTAACCTGCGTTTTGTTGTATCTGTTGCAAAACAGTATCAGAACCAAGGACTTAGCCTTCCCGATTTAATCAATGAAGGAAACCTGGGCCTGATTAAGGCTGCAGAGAAATTTGATGAAACACGTGGATTCAAGTTTATCTCGTATGCTGTATGGTGGATACGGCAGTCAATCCTTCAGGCTCTGGCTGAACAATCAAGAATCGTCAGGTTACCTCTTAACCAGGTAGGTTCACTCAATAAAATAAATAAGGCTTTCTCAAAATTTGAACAGGAGAACGAACGTACTCCTTCACCTGAGGAACTAGCTGATGTTCTTGAGCTTCCTAAGGAAAAAGTTACTGATACTCTCAAAGTTTCAGGACGTCATGTATCTGTTGATGCCCCTTTTATTGAAGGTGAAGACAACAGTCTGCTTGATGTACTTACAAACTCTGATTCACCGGTAGCTGACAAGCTTCTCATGGATGAATCTCTCTCAAGAGAGATCTACAGGGCGCTTGCAACTCTTACCGAAAGAGAAAGAGATATTATCAGATTCTTCTTTGGAATAGGTTGTCAGGAAATGACACTCGAAGAGATCGGTGAAAAATTCGGTCTTACCCGTGAAAGAGTCCGCCAGATCAAGGAAAAGGCAATCAGGAGGCTCAGACACACATCACGTAGCAGATTATTGAAGGGATATCTGGGTTAG
- a CDS encoding trypsin-like peptidase domain-containing protein, with protein sequence MKGKYLLGGFVMALLGATIALFAYTRIIDKPTVVVTKDSSGVDVQNARAFLTSMQMQEGQIDFTYAAEQTVHAVVHVRTKTMVAGQADNPIMEWFYGDRYTRPREVQGFGSGVIISADGYIITNNHVIEDAESVDVKLNDNRTLTAEVIGRDPGSDIALLKVKADNLPYIKYGDSEQLRLGEWVLAVGNPFNLTSTVTAGIVSAKGRSLGLNSGNYRIESFIQTDAALNMGNSGGALVNTKGLLVGITSAIYSPNGAYAGNSFAIPVSIVKKIVDDLKEFGEVQRAIIGVNIRDVESEDAEKQNLNEVKGILVTGIIAGGSAEEANMKVNDVIIKFDNKQVNTTSELQEQVGKHRPGDKATVTYLRNGKEVTIPIVLKNAAGTTSVVTSDMTDNIIYGARLEPITSADKRNYRIESGVKVVELKDGKFKDFGMPKGYIITSVNGKKVNSADDVLQATNNEKTLRSIGGIQPDGGILNYQFGN encoded by the coding sequence ATGAAAGGAAAGTATTTATTAGGAGGATTTGTAATGGCTCTTCTTGGAGCTACAATAGCACTTTTTGCTTACACAAGGATAATTGATAAACCAACAGTTGTAGTAACTAAGGACTCTTCGGGCGTAGACGTTCAGAACGCCAGGGCATTTCTGACTTCGATGCAGATGCAGGAAGGACAGATAGATTTTACTTATGCAGCTGAGCAGACTGTTCATGCTGTAGTTCATGTTCGAACCAAAACTATGGTTGCCGGACAGGCAGATAATCCAATTATGGAATGGTTTTATGGTGACAGGTATACCAGACCAAGAGAGGTGCAGGGATTCGGATCAGGTGTGATTATTTCAGCCGATGGATATATAATCACAAATAACCATGTTATTGAAGATGCCGAATCTGTTGACGTTAAATTAAATGATAATAGAACGTTGACTGCCGAAGTTATCGGTCGGGATCCGGGAAGTGACATCGCACTGCTTAAAGTGAAGGCAGATAATCTTCCGTATATTAAGTACGGCGACTCTGAACAGCTTAGATTGGGTGAATGGGTTTTGGCTGTAGGTAACCCCTTCAATCTTACATCTACTGTAACAGCAGGTATTGTAAGTGCAAAAGGAAGGAGCCTTGGACTCAATAGCGGAAACTACAGGATAGAATCATTCATCCAGACTGATGCTGCACTGAATATGGGAAATAGCGGAGGTGCTCTGGTAAATACAAAGGGATTACTTGTGGGAATAACATCTGCAATTTATTCTCCCAATGGCGCATATGCTGGGAATTCATTTGCAATACCTGTGTCGATCGTTAAAAAGATTGTTGATGATCTGAAAGAATTCGGTGAGGTTCAGCGAGCTATTATCGGTGTTAATATTAGAGATGTCGAGTCAGAAGATGCTGAAAAACAAAATCTTAATGAAGTTAAAGGCATTCTTGTAACAGGCATTATTGCAGGAGGCTCTGCTGAAGAAGCTAATATGAAAGTAAATGATGTAATTATTAAATTTGATAACAAGCAGGTTAATACCACTTCTGAATTGCAGGAACAGGTTGGAAAACATCGTCCTGGTGATAAAGCTACCGTTACTTATTTAAGAAATGGTAAAGAGGTTACAATTCCTATTGTACTTAAGAACGCAGCAGGCACAACCAGTGTGGTAACATCAGATATGACAGATAATATTATCTATGGAGCCAGACTGGAACCGATAACTTCAGCCGATAAACGTAATTACAGAATAGAATCAGGTGTAAAAGTGGTAGAGCTGAAAGATGGAAAATTCAAGGATTTTGGTATGCCAAAGGGTTATATTATTACCAGTGTGAACGGCAAAAAGGTAAATTCTGCTGACGATGTTCTTCAGGCTACAAATAACGAAAAGACGCTCAGGTCAATAGGAGGTATTCAGCCGGATGGAGGAATCTTAAATTACCAATTCGGGAATTAA